CCGGCGAGCAGTTCTGCCTGAGCGCGTAGCGTGGCGGCGGGGTTAGCCGCGGCGGGCGTCGAGGGTGCCGGTGGTCCGCTGCTGCATTTCCTGCGAATGCCAGTAGCGCCAGGCGCGGGCATCGAAGCCAAAACTGGCTCCTCCCGAAAACGATGCCAGGGCATCGAGCACGTGCTGGTTTTGCACTTTCACGAGGAGGATTTTATCCCCTTCGTTTTGCACCATCGCAGCGCCGGTGGTGGGCTGCGACGACGAGGCAGTGGAGCCCGCAAACGACGTGGTGGTAGAATCGGGACCGGTGCCGGGGCGCCCTTTAATCACATGGGTGTGGGTGGTGATGAGGGCATCGATCAGCGGCGAAATGGCCGAGCGATCGCCGATTTTTCCGAGAGCCGCAGCGGCCCGGTTGACGCGCAAATTGCTGGGGTGCTTGAGCGACGCCACATAGGCTTCGGTGGTGCGCGGCGATTTTTCGCGATCCAGTACACGATCGACGCAGTAGTGAAACATCTCTTCGTCGGGATCGGCCAGCGAAGCTTCGATCAAGATGCCGAGCGCTTCATCGCCGGGGATATTCGCAAGGACATCGACCCAAACCATTTTCACCCTGCGAAGGCGCTCGCGGGCGAGCATGGCAGCAATGGGAGCTGCCGCTTCTTCGCTGTTGATCTCGGCGAGGGTTTGCATCGCCTGCGGCGCGCCGGACCCCATCAGCTGATTGCGAATGCGCTGCAGCCGGATGTACCACTCTTTTTGGGCCAGCTCGCGCTTGCTTTTGGTTTCGATCAGCTCGATCTCTTGCGCGGTGCGCCAGCGCCCTTTGTAGAGCTCGTACCCTTCTTTTTGGCGAACATCGCTTTTGGTGATCCACTCACCATCTTTGAAGTAGTAGCCGAGCCCCCCTCGCGCGAGCTGATGATTGGGATCGAGCTCGACGATGCGCCGCAGATGCGAGCGGCGCTCGGGAAGGAGCATTTGCATGCGGCACCACTCGGCCAGTTGCCACTGGGCATCGATGGTGTCGGCTGCTGCGAGTCGCTTTTTCTCGTACGCTTCCTGCAAAGCCGACGTCCGGACCACTTTGGTCACTTGCGCCAGTCCATACGACAGCTTCACGCCCCCCTCGGCTTGAAAAACGTAACTGGTGAGAGGTTGCTCGTCGACGTTCAGCCACTTCCCCCGCACCACACCTCCCGAGGCGAGATGCAGCTCATCGGCGCAGGCAGAATTGGCCAGCGAAGATGCTGCGAAGCAGAGTGCCACCACCAGCGCCGCCCTGAGCGCGCGAAAACAGACCCAGCGACCGAGTGGTCGTGGGCTGCGGAGTTCGATTTGGGCCTCGCTTCTGTTCACAACGTGCTCCGAGACTGCTCGCTGCACCTTTGGCAGTATACGAATCTGGCTGAGAGCGTTCCAACATTTCGCCCTCGAGCGGCGTGAGAATCGAGGAAAAATTCGTCCTGAAGATGCAAGATTTTTTCGCGCAGATTCGGTGGAGTGAAACCATTTGGGGAATTTCGTCGCGTAACACTTGCGGGGGATGCCAGAAGATTGCTAGGCTTGATTGAACGAGAGCAACAAACTCGCTTGCACTTTCCGTAGCGAAGCAACTGGCCAGCTCGCGGAAAATTCTCTCCAAGGATGCACTTCAAGCGACGTTCCGTGCACTGACGTAGGCCACCAGCTTCCCTGCTGAGCGAGCCTGCGCTGGACTTTGGTGTCGTTCCTTCCGCGTAAGGTGCCGCGAGGTAATGTGATGGCTGGAGAGATCATTTGCCGCTGCGATAGTTGCACGGCCCGCTTCAAGATCGACGCCAAATTTGCAGGACGCAAAGCGAAGTGCCCCAAATGCACGGCGGTGGTGCTGGTACCCGGCACAGCGGTGGCTGGCAGCACGACGTCGACCAGCACGGTAGTCCCTCCGTCGACCCCTGCAACGGCCGCTCCTCCACCGAGCCGAACGGCACCTCCGAAAGCCACTGCTGCACCGGTGGCGGCTGCTGCGCCTGCGGCGATTACCCCAACAGCATCGGCCAGTGCACCACCTCCCAGGCGACCAGCGGTGGCAGCGACGCCCCCTGCTCTGCCGCAGCCGACCGAACCACCTGTATCGCTCGGCGAGCCTTCTCCTGCGGCGATCTTCACCGTTTCTGATGGCCCCAAGAACCATGCCGATGGGGTCGCGCTAGCCACCGGTAGCAGCAGCGGTTCAGCCCCCTACACACGTAAAAAATCCGCGAACAATCTGCCGGTGATTTTGGCCGCTGTAGGTGCCTTGGTGCTACTCGCCCTCGGAGGGACGATTTTCGGCGGGCTCTATGTCGCTGGGGTCTTCGACTCCGCGCCGACTAAAAATGGCCTCGCCAGCCGACCGAAATCGGGCCAAGTGAAAACCGGCGTGCTGATCAACTGGACTCCCGCCGAGCGTAAGGGTGGGAGCGTGACGATCGATGGCAAACCGGTTCCACTCCCGGCGATTGGCGACGTGGAATATCCCCTCGCTGCGGGTCAGCACGAGATTCTGCTGCGGCGGCGCGGCTATGAACCAATCGATGCCACGGTGACCGTCACCGACGGCCAGCGCGTCAGTGTGGCAACCGAGTGGAAGCCAGATGAGATTGCCCTGGCTGCAAATGGCCTGGCCGCCAATGGTCTCGCCTCGGAAGGGACGACTCCGAACTCCACTGGCACAAACTCCCCTGGCACTGGTTCCAGCACCAGTAATAGCTCGCGTCCCAGCACCTCGTTTCCGATCGGCGGCGCTGCACCAACCGGTCCACCCGGCTTTGATGGCTACCTGCAAGATCTCGACGCCGCTGCCAAGCAAGCCACAGCCGAGGGAAAGTTTGTGCTGGCCCTGTTCGGCTCGACCGACTCCGACGAGCTGACGCTGGAACTTGGCGAGGCCTTTAATACCCCCGAGTTCAAAGATTGGGCCCGCAGCTATTTCGTAATGGTGCTGATCGATTTTCCACGCACCACCAACGGGCTGAACTACGTGGAAGACACCGCGCGGAACATGGTGCTGCGCGACGATTATTCGATCCGCCAAATCCCAATGGTCACGCTCTTCGACGGCAAATTGCAGGCGTATCACACCACCACCGACTTCGAACAAGCGCTCGAGGATCCCGTCGCTGCCGCCACGGAGTGGCAAAAGCACAAGGCCAAGCGCGACGAGCTGTTCAGTGCCATCAAGACCGTCAACTCGGCGGCCGAGTTCGCCCCAATTATCCCGGCACTCGACTGGATTCGCGAAGCCTCG
This window of the Pirellula staleyi DSM 6068 genome carries:
- a CDS encoding trypsin-like peptidase domain-containing protein, yielding MAGEIICRCDSCTARFKIDAKFAGRKAKCPKCTAVVLVPGTAVAGSTTSTSTVVPPSTPATAAPPPSRTAPPKATAAPVAAAAPAAITPTASASAPPPRRPAVAATPPALPQPTEPPVSLGEPSPAAIFTVSDGPKNHADGVALATGSSSGSAPYTRKKSANNLPVILAAVGALVLLALGGTIFGGLYVAGVFDSAPTKNGLASRPKSGQVKTGVLINWTPAERKGGSVTIDGKPVPLPAIGDVEYPLAAGQHEILLRRRGYEPIDATVTVTDGQRVSVATEWKPDEIALAANGLAANGLASEGTTPNSTGTNSPGTGSSTSNSSRPSTSFPIGGAAPTGPPGFDGYLQDLDAAAKQATAEGKFVLALFGSTDSDELTLELGEAFNTPEFKDWARSYFVMVLIDFPRTTNGLNYVEDTARNMVLRDDYSIRQIPMVTLFDGKLQAYHTTTDFEQALEDPVAAATEWQKHKAKRDELFSAIKTVNSAAEFAPIIPALDWIREASLIPYYRPQVESWYNAAASYDADNQNGCLEVIFEPYLVTKLIGTRRSDARDKKAVLDLTKPWLNRQFIDPNRAVQTHLMAAQLYSALENETEAENHLKRANSYKPTKTELVEALRQVNLMLTNRNVLSTGTGFLISEAGYVMTNNHVIEGEGKVVVRIPGQPDPVPAEVIARDEMRDMALLKLTIPEGANLTPVAIVDSSVGRGASVAAFGFPLGDALGTGLKFTTGFVSTPPEGTDNNMILLDMRVNPGNSGGPLVDSSGNVVGMITAKTGGFGVDSYGFALPTSDLMKFVDTHLPADAARPAPEPEATTTAWDKVDKRVSPGVLMILKIDE